In Drosophila miranda strain MSH22 chromosome XR, D.miranda_PacBio2.1, whole genome shotgun sequence, the genomic window GAGACTGAACGAGAACACAAAGTAATTGATTGTTTATGGCCATACAATTTATGTGTGCCACAATAGCGGGCATGGAAAATATTGACCATTTGCTAAACGATAATTCAAAATGTTAAATCGACAATTTCAATTTGAAGCGAGTGTGGAGCCGAGATCCCCCCGGGGGCAcccacactcgcacacacacactcgccaTAGTTCACACATGTCTGCCCCTTCAGGCTGCCCCTGGCTGTTGTAATATAAACATAAACTCTCCACTTAATAAAGGCGAGTGGCATGCCCCCTGCCACAGACCTGCCCTAACCCCATCTGGCCACAGTGGAATCAATCGAACGTGTAATAAAATGCAATTTTTGCAGTGGTGACGCCTTCTCCACAACGTTGCCTTGCCCTGGACTCCCCCGCCTCTGGGGGGTCTTAACCCTTTGGCACTTTAGGGTTCAATTGCTGTGTAAATGGTACTACTCCTACGCCAGTCCCCACCCAAAACCAGattgtaaaaaaaaacccccGCCCCATACAGTTACAAGTTTATCGAGCAGCAGGGCAAAAACAATGCCACAGAAACACCAGACCCGCAGGCCGCGACTGCAGATACCCTTCAAGATGGAACTTTGGCGACCATGGCAAAGGGTATCAAATATTGATTACTTTGTGCGTCACAAACGCCTGGTGAAAACTGTTATGCCCACACCGCAATGCTACACCGTATGTGTATGTAATTATGCTCAATGTTGCAGGCTGGTTTTTGTTGCTTTCGCTACTCGTTTGTTAGgtactgttttttttttttttacaagcAATTTAAAAAATCTCTGCCCTCTCGCCGGGGGGCTACCGGGTCTCTTCTTCTTGTTTGAAGCGTAAATAAATGTTAACACAGCGGGGGGTATTTTGATTTTAAGttaaaaatacaacaaaaatatgtattttCTCCGTGTATTGTTAGGTCGAGAATAAAAATTTCGTTTTGCAATGCCTTAAAGACAGTCGAATGTGGTTTAGCCGTGACTCGTCTACGGATTAATCTACAGTTCCAACCAAAGTCCTGGGCGACTTTCGATAGGGCGAAATCAGTTTATATTTCAACAAAGTTTTGGGCTTTCCACCACGCCCACCTCCGATCCCAACAAAATATTTAATCACTGTCCATTCTGCAACAACCATTTCGAGTATAAATAATTGCTTTTAATTCTTTAGCAACCCTCTGCCTcttcctgtctctctctctctctctcgactCTACAATTTTGCAATAATATTTTGGCATATTATTCGTGTAGTCGTCCGCTTATATAATCGATTAGTCATGGTCGATTTCATACTTAAATTTTCGTAAGCAAATTTGTTCAAGTTCTCCCCTCCCGCCCAGCCCCTCCCCTGATTCTTGATTCTTTTTGGCAATGTATTGAAAAGTAAATAATGCAATTTGCTACGGAAAAAGAGGCAAGGAGATAGAGGAGGAGGGGGGAAAACGACTTTCGGGGGCAGTTAAGCAATTATGTAATTTTTAATAGTCGCCGTCGGCGGCGTTACGCATTTTACGAGCAGAGAGGGGGGGTAGGAGGAGGAGAGGAGGCGAGTAGGGTTGCCTGTAAAAGTCAAAGCACAATTTATTATTGTCAGTCGGGGATGATAAAATGATGGAAAACGATTAAAAATCCGTCAAAATTCCGTAATaaacggaacagaacagaaacgGAAGAGCACAGAACCGTATAGAGAAGGGTCGGTGCGCGGATTAAAGAGACGCCAGAGGGCGCCGCTGTGAGGTGACACGTGCAACGTGCTTCCACGGATTTTGTTGCGCACTCACGTACTGCTGGACTGACTTATTTCCAGGTTCCAGGACTTTTGCAACAGCTCCTTCTTCGTACGACCCCCAAGCGCCGGTCCGCAGCCCCcggcccccgcccccgcccccgccctgTAGTGTTAATTGTGGCAACTGCTCTGTGACTGGACTGTGACTTCTGTCAATTGTTGGTGGAGGTGGAAGTGGTAGAGGGCAGCGGGCGGCGGGCGGCGGGCGGCGGAGAGACCAGACCAAAGGACCTTGGACCGTTTTGTACGTGGCTCGAAAGGAAACTCGGAAATAAAATATGACTGGGGCGAGCACATGGGACAGCGGACACATAAACTAGCTGGCCAGCGGGCTCCCCCTTTTCGGAAGAACGTTTAGTGCTCGATGCTCCATAAACTTGTGGACTTGGCCCGCCTGACCAAAAGCGAATCAAGGGAAAAGGACCTTTTGCCTGTTAAAGTGTCGCCACGTAGGATTTTTTCGGTGTATTTTCCACCAAATTTAAACACAACTCCCTCGAAAGGGGAGCTCCCCCACCCCCAACTGTGCTCCTCTTCACTGGTCAGCAGCGGTAACCCTCGGTCATTGCCCCATATACATGGATGGGCAAACCCCCCAACCCCCCCACCGAAACGGAATCCTCTTCTGACTGGAGGCGGCTGCTCCACTTGAGTTGCGCTTTTTTAACTTTGTTCGCCCGCCGACTCCTTTATGATGATGGTCTCTGACCTGAGCgagggtgggggtggggtagCCCCACCCTATGGGTGGGTACTCGACGGGGCTAACCCGCTCGGCACCCACGCAAACCGCAACTTAATAATTTTTGCTTCAGCGGCAATTAAAAATTTTTACCTTATTTGCTccagtttttttgtttttttttgttttttgttcgCTCTGCTATCTGCCACTCGTTGTTCGTTGTGTTGTTGCTGGGAGTGCAACATTTTGTGCATGGTCATTTACTTTTGCCCCCCCCactttgccccgccccacTGTGACAATCCCTTCGAGCAGTCTCCTACGACTGGCAAAGTTGCGATGTTACTAATTAAAAACGCAAATGGGTTTATGATGTTGCACAAGTTGCGGTTGCCTTCGGgaggggatggggatgggggtTGGGGGATATTATTTTGTACTGCTGTCGCTGCAGAATTGTACatgacaaaacaaaaagaaaaagctGAAAAGAAGTTGTAAAGAAAAGCATAAAAGAGTGCGGCATTAAAACAAATTTTTGCCCCCTTTTTTTGTGTGGGTTTTTATTtcggaaaggaaaggaaaggaatggaaaggaaaggaaaggcaAGGGACAAATACAAAACAAGTCCTGGGATCCCTCTGCGGTTGCTCGGTAGCTGCCCCACCCCCACCCTCTTGGACCTCCTCTGACTTTATCGCCATCTCCGAGAGAGACTGCAAAAGCTgtctgggactgggactgggactccTCCACGCTTTTCACGCTTTTCACGCTTTTCACATTGCTCTCTGGCATGTTTTGTGTTTTATTAGCGTGAAAATTTTTCAAAGGTGTCAGCACTTTTTATGTCCTTGTTCCTCGTTTGTGTTATTTTTGTGTGCTTTTCCCCGCTTTGCCCCGCTCACCCAGCGACTTGTTTTAAATACTTTGCCAAATTTGTATTTGTCACAGCAAAAATAAGGACAAGGGAATGCTGGAGCCCATTGTGGAGGGGGCGAGCAATTATCTGATCAGAAAACTCTGAAAATGGCTGCTCAAATATTCTATGAAATCCTTTTTTCGAACTCCCAGCGTAATCCCCAAGTGAAACAGAATTTTGCCAGCCTCTCATTAAAGATTCCTCTATCAACTATTCCCTTAATGGCCAACATACCGAGCCCCAGAAGACCAACCGAGCTGACCGGAAATCCCACGAAACAGCACGAGCCGCCGCCTCCCCCCCTCCTGCCCAGGCACTCGCCTTTTTTGACCACGTCCCTGGACGCAAAAGGACGCAAAGAAGGACTCCCAAGGGGCGGGGGGGAGAAGTCTGCCATTGTGTAATATCCGTTGACTATTATTCTAATTCATGCCGAAAATTAAAAAGCTGCCTATGCCCGGCCCCTCCCCCCCTGCCTTCGGTTGGTTTTTGTGCGAGTTCAGCGAAAATTTCATGCAAAATAAAATCCcagaaaaaaccaaaacgcCTTTTTGAATAGacgttgctgtggctgtggcttttGACGGCTCTTGGGCATCCTTTCCTGTTTTTGTATACAAAATAAAGCGACCGCATCAACGAAATATTGTATGAAACACTCGCcagcacaacaaaaaaaaacaaaaataatattCGCTCTGTGTGGgggaaaatatgaaaaaattAACATATAAATTAGCACAGCAGACAAAATGTTGTGGGTCGATTCGGGGCAAACAGCGAGCAGAAGATCAGAAGGTTGGGTCGCTCCGGGTCGGAGGTCGTTTTGTTTTCAAAACAATTTTTGGTGGCATAAAAGCAGTGTGTTTTTTTTCGTCGACATGTTGCAATGTTGCAAAATCATATTGCatgaaatgaaatgagatCAATTAGAGTACAAAATGATAGTAATAAATCAAGTAAATATTAAATCTACGGGTGTGAGAGTGGCTGCCAGAGGAGGGTTTTTAGGAAGGACTTTGACTCATCCGCCAGAGCCTCAGAAGgaaacacacaaaatataGCAGATTCTTCCAAATGGCTGCCATCCGAGCTATAGGGAAATGGCGTCTTCTTTCGCTGATGTCTATTCATTCGACTGATTTCGAGTCCTTTGGAAGAAAACACACATCCATCTTCGCTTTCTTTTGGTGAGGTGCACATTCGAGGCCGCACATCCCTCGATTCTCTGCGTACTGTGGATGGGACTCAACGCTCGCCAATGCCACTGTCTCTGCCACATGACATCCGTCGAACCCGACCGCAGTGTGGGACAAGCACAAGGACGCGATGAGCTGACCAAAAGAGTCTCAACAAATGTGCCTATGTTGAGTGCCGAGAAGATGATGCTCCTGAGGCTCCTGAGGCTCCCGATGATCCTGAGGCTCTCGATGCTTCTGAGGCTCTCGATGCTCCTGAGGCTCTCGATGCTCCTGAGGCTCTCGATGCTTCTGAGGCTCTCGATGCTTCTGAGGCTCTCGATGCTCCTGAGGCCCTCGATGATCCTGAGGCTCTCGATGCTTCTGAGGCTCCCTATGTCCCTGAGGCTCTCGATGCTCCTGAGGCACCCGATGCTCCCGACGCTCTCGATGCTCCTGAGGCTCTCGATGCTCCCGATGTTCCCCATACTCTATATGGGACAAGAAAGACATTTGTCATTTCGTTGTGTCTTTCGTCTGACAATAATGCCAGAGGATGCAATGGCCAAAGCAATTCGGGATCTTGACCGCTCTCAACAGATTTCGATTCCATTGAAATAAAACGTATCGAAATTTGAACTATCTGTGCCGCTCATCCGAGGGCCTAACCACATACAAATAAGTTCCAAATGGAAATCACAGGATGGCACCTATGTCCTATGGGTCTTTTCCCTGTGTTATCTATTAGCTGAATGTGTGTGCTATGGCATTCCACCTTAACCTTAAGACCACGAAATGTGTTGCATCTTGTTGCAGCAACTTATTGGCTTCCTGTCGCCTGCCACCCGCCAGACGCCACTCTCCCCCCGCCGCCACTCATATTTATGGCCAACACAATGTGCGCCTTGTAAAACAATTTATAACTTTTGCGCTTTTGCCTAATAAGTTGGCATGTTGTGGCCAATAAGTTGTGGCAACAACAACCCAAGATTGGCCAAAAGAGGGAACAGGGTGGggggcagcagcggcaactcGCTTCGAAACTAAATTACAAGtacaagagcagcagcagcagcagcagcagcagcagcaacaacagccgcCAGCAACGGGAgggatggaatgggactcTTCTCCAGTGCAGCACATCTTGCCACAAGTTTGTGctgttggctgttgctgctgttgctgctgccttaACTGCTGTTAATTCTTCTAATTGTGTGCACGTTGTTTGCGTGCGCTAATGTCGCATACGAGTATGCAAAAACAACaagagaagcagcagcagcagcagcagtggagcAGCAGCTAAAGGCATCCCAAGAGAGGAAGCGACGGAACGGAGCATGCAAATGTGTAACTGTTTATGCCAGAACgagctccctctctctctctctcgccccACTGGGCATTGTCTAGCGGTGAGTGCGTGACGGCTGCCACCCACTCCCTCCTGCACGCCGCCCACAGCCCACCCGATATTGTGGCTCTTGGGTGTCGTGCTCGCACGCGTGTCACGCTACCTGTTCTAGTGGCTCACTTGAGATTTTTGTTCGTACGGGGGGAGTAGCAAGCATTGCATCGCGCATCGCTTGACAACTTGCATACATGGCTGAAGGGTGGCGTGGCCCGGGGGGTGGCGCGGACGACCCTGTCGCTTATTAGCGCAAAACGCTGCACGTACATGTGAGCCCTgcttgcgtgtgtgtgtgtgtgtgtttgtgcacgtgtttttgttattgttaAATGTAATTAAATTATGCAGATGAGTGCCAACGATGCTGCCATTAACTAAACTGCCATAGAAAAGTGTTTTTCGGTATTTGCATTTGACACCAGCACAACTGTACTGCTCTGGAATCGTTAACAGATTGCCGAACAAGCCATTAAATAAAAGAATTCCACCATCTGGCAGCGGTGGGATTCGAACCCACGCCTCCGAGGAGACTGGTGCCTTAAACCAGCGCCTTAGACCGCTCGGCCACGCTACCCCCACACACCTGCCACGAAATATTTCTAGAAAAACTCGCCCCCGGCTGGGATGGTTATTGTATTGTTAAGTTTGTTCTTTATTTGATTTTATCTTCTAGTTCTTGAACATGGTTGAAATTTTCTTCTTTCGCTTACAATTTAGAGAAAGAGTTCCTTGTATGTGTTTTGTGTTATGTTTTGTCCTTTTAGTGATACGATTAGATGATGATCCACATATTTGGTTTGTTTCGCACTTTATGCTACgagtatttagttatttattcgccaacgaaattcaaaaacaaaaaaaaagtctCCTTAACTGTAGGTATTGTATGATTTACTCGTTTATATGTATGCCCCTTACTGGGGCGCCGCTTGTTTAACTGTGGTTGTCCCTTGTAATTTGCTTAAATTGTATTTTCaaattgttttaatttatTCATACGAGTAGATGTACATATTTTTCCTTCGTTTTTGCTAGATGGAAAGATCTGCTGCTTTGTTATGAAATATGAATATGAATTTTTACGTTTGAATAAGTAAGTTTTCCTCTTCCTCTTGCATTTCTGTTTccatttctgtttctgttttgtttttagGTTATTTTTAAACTCCCTTGTATTGGTTTTGCAATTTGTTCCATTAAATCGTTAAAAATATGCATGTATTTTATGTACAGTCGTTCGAATAGTGCTGCCCAAAACCTGAATCacaaaaacaataataaaCACAAGCAAAAATCAACACAAAACTttcagtttttctttttttttttttaattttccttCGATCATAGctatgtattttgttttttatttacaCACATAATTctcatatatatattttttattatttttttttttaaatgtacTTTCAATATTTATTCCGCATAAATTGCTTATTATTCATATTCTGTTTCTGTTGTGAATTCGTCATAGGATCTAcaatacgatacgatacgttACGTTACGTAAATATTGAACAGTTTTTCATAGTGTGGTGGCTatatcttttcttttgtgtcgtTTACTTTAGGGCATATCTTTATATATTTTACGGAGTTTATtaactacaaaaaaaaaagtccattttgttttatttttgtttcttttttttctttttgcatATATTTTTAGCTGCTTCATTTCGTATCCTTTAATGCCGTTTCGATTACTTTTACGGTGATAGTTTAGTctagatacatacatagttTTAGTGACTGGTGCTTAAGCGCGTAAATTAATTGTAAGTATTTTTTGTGAAATTGCATTTTTCGTTTCTTGTGAAATTTTCTTGGATTTTCTTCGAAAGAAGCTTCTAATTATTTACACGAATTTTAGAGTGTTTTTTTtaggttttttgttttgtttttaatttaaGCAGAACTTAATAGTTAAGATCACTGGATGCAAATGAAATGACATTTTCGGGAGAGCTGGCAGGGGGCCCTGCCGCTTTCCAGTGAATGCCAAACCGTGCGCGCTCTCTTTTATTTACACCTGGATTTTCCACAGTTTTTccccgctgctgccgctgcccttTCCCCCCCCGAATAATCACTCAACTAAATCCTAATTTATACAAAATGCTTGCGCCTGAATACACGTAACATAAGAATATACAATTAGATAAATTAGATCATAGAATGGATCCAAGGATCGTAGGTAGaataacacacacaaaattcGTCCCGAAATCCTCCGCAGAGACCTCTTTCTGGCTGTGTCCTGGCTGTGTCCTGTCCTCTAGCCCTTGTAGAAATGGTACAGCTCAATGTCCTGATTCGGTTTCGGCTTGATGGTGCGACCCAGGGTGCCGCACGTCTTCCCCGTATATCAGTGATAGCGACGCAGACTcccgttgttgttgctggatGCCAGGATCGCTCCTCCACCGCCTCCTGCGCCGCCGACACCTCCTCCATGATGATTGTTGTTCGACAGAGTGGCcacgttgttgttgttgctgttgctgttgaagGATCGCCGTCCGGTTGTGTTGCCATGGATGAGGGCCATGCCCACCCCATTGCGCAGGGGCAGGGCcggcggtggtggtgtggGCGTGGGACTGGGCGGCAGATCGTGGTCGAGGGGCAGAGAGTAGTGCGAATTGTTGTGTATGTACCCCGGCTCGGCCATCGCATCGCAGGGCTTGGCGTACACCCCCCCTCCATTGTGGCTGTGCGGGTggccgtgcccgtgcccgtgcccgtgcccatgcccatgcccatggcCGTGGTTGTGATTGAAGTGGTCCTGGGTGAGGCGTATGCCGTTGGCAAGGGCTAGGGGCTGGCTGTAGTGCGAGAGGGTGCTCTCCTGCATCCGGTGGCGGGGCAGGGAGGCGGCGTTCAGGGTCTTGCCCCCGCCATTGGCCAGCAGGCGCATGTCCTGCTGCGAGTGGTGCATCTGGGGGTTCGGCATCGGGCTGGCGATCGTCTGGTTGTTGGTCATGTAGTGGATGTGGCTGAGCTGGGCGAACgaggaggcggcggcggcatgaTCGACGGGGCTGGGCActtgcagctgctgcagcggTGCcgctgtgctgctgctgccgctgctggtggtggtggtggtggaggCGATGCCACCCCTACCCCGCATCTGAGGTGGGGGTGGAGCTTCTAGCTATAGCTCGGTCACTGGTATCGGCCGGCTGCCCATATACTGCGACTGGCTGCAGGGATAGGCGGCCGCCGGATGCACTCCCCCGCAGCCGGGCGGCGGCCGCGTCATGTACTCCTCGTCGGAGAAGGTCTTCTGGTATTCGCGCTCCTTGCGGCCCAGGGCAGAGTGGCCCTTGAGCATCTCGCGGATGCGGCGACGGCAGGTGTACAGCACCAGGGCCAGGGTCGTGATCAGGGCCGCGCAGGCCACCACCAAAATGCCGATGATGGCCTGCTTGTTGGCCGCCCCGTGGGTGCAGCCGAGCAGCGGCTCCGAGAGCTGGGCGAGGGGCAGGTCGCGCAGGGTGGCCGGGTAGGCGCACACCACCGGGGCGTACTGGCTGCTGGCGTTCTTGCTGATCAGAAGGTTCCGCAGCCACATCAGCTGGCAGTCGCAGACGAAGGGGTTCTCGGAGAGGTCGAGCGTCTGCAGATCGGCCCAGGGGATGAGGCCCTCGGCCAGGGT contains:
- the LOC117186692 gene encoding IgA FC receptor-like is translated as MVSDLSEDDAPEAPEAPDDPEALDASEALDAPEALDAPEALDASEALDASEALDAPEALDDPEALDASEAPYVPEALDAPEAPDAPDALDAPEALDAPDVPHTLYGTRKTFVISLCLSSDNNARGCNGQSNSGS
- the LOC108152433 gene encoding LOW QUALITY PROTEIN: chondroadherin-like protein (The sequence of the model RefSeq protein was modified relative to this genomic sequence to represent the inferred CDS: substituted 1 base at 1 genomic stop codon), coding for MSRRRSSSARAITMSPSPPLSLPVAGLGMGLGLGLVLALLLALLQPTNGLANCPNGCECDDDTLMVNCGEGRLDVLPIALNPAIQRLVIKNNKLKTIDSSMQFYAQLTFLDLSFNDMVTIPERSFAYHAKLQELHLNHNKIGQVSNKTFTGLSTISVLNLRGNLIAELEFRTFSPMVRLEELNLGQNRISHIDPHALDGLVNLRVLYLDDNTLTTVPSQLTFQGLPSLAELYLGTNSFMTIPGGAFQDLKGLTRLDLRGAGLHNISGEALKGLEALRYMDLSDNRLAAIPTAALQRLGRLEQLSIGQNDFEVVASGAFAGLRELRQLELTGAQRLRRVESGAFTANTNLEQLNLSSNKQLSELHANALGGLPHLSSVILKENQLSTLAEGLIPWADLQTLDLSENPFVCDCQLMWLRNLLISKNASSQYAPVVCAYPATLRDLPLAQLSEPLLGCTHGAANKQAIIGILVVACAALITTLALVLYTCRRRIREMLKGHSALGRKEREYQKTFSDEEYMTRPPPGCGGVHPAAAYPCSQSQYMGSRPIPVTELXLEAPPPPQMRGRGGIASTTTTTSSGSSSTAAPLQQLQVPSPVDHAAAASSFAQLSHIHYMTNNQTIASPMPNPQMHHSQQDMRLLANGGGKTLNAASLPRHRMQESTLSHYSQPLALANGIRLTQDHFNHNHGHGHGHGHGHGHGHGHPHSHNGGGVYAKPCDAMAEPGYIHNNSHYSLPLDHDLPPSPTPTPPPPALPLRNGVGMALIHGNTTGRRSFNSNSNNNNVATLSNNNHHGGGVGGAGGGGGAILASSNNNGSLRRYH